The genomic interval GGGTTAATGTTCAGAGCACAGATGATCATGTCCCTCAGGCACAGACACCCCTCACCAACTCACAGAGTCATCCTGGACCCACAGGATGAGGGTCCCACCTCACCCAGGGATATGGAGCTCACCCTGCGCAGGATCAAACATCTCCACGGTGTTGACGAAGTGGGGACGGGAATAGAAGTTGTGgggccctggctgctgcagcccgcCCAGGCTGAAGACAACCCCATCAACCATGGCACAGGCGGCGAAGGCGCGGCGGCTGGGCACACTGGGGTAGCGCGTCCAGCTCCTTGTCTCCAGGTCAAAGGCCTCGAAGGCGGTGACGGGCAGCTTGCCTTGCCGACCCCCTGTGCACAGAGGAGATGTTGTGGCTGCcagtgccctgagctggcaCTGTTGGTGTGCTCAGCAAGCAGGATGAGGCCCActggctgcagcactggggagCATGGAGCCACCCTGGGGTGCACCAGGTCATTCTCTGGCCTGTGAACAGCAGAAGGAGAGGGCAGAGGCACAGGGGATGCTTGGTTTGCCCCAGCAGCACCTACCCAGGACGAAGATCTTGTTGCCCTGCAGGAAGGCAGAGGCCCCATAACACGGGGTGGGCATggagggcaggggctgccagTGGTCCTTTGCTGGCTCATAGACACGGACCAGTGCCTGGGGAGAGGTGTCCGCACCCATTCCCCCCAGCGCGTAGACAGCCCCATCTGGAAAAGAGGCAGCAGTGAGGCAGGGGGATCTGTTGGCAGCGCCAAAGGGCTGGGGCTCCCCCCATGCCCTCCAGGGCAAGCAGCACAGGCACTGCTGAGCCGCACAGCCAGACACTGCTCCAGGGCAGCTGGGGGACAGTGAGTCCAGCCAGGCCTGAGCCTGGCAACGCCCTGGCCTCACTGGCACCCTCTGGCCCCCCTCTCCACCCCATCCAtcaggcacagagcagagcacaaGGCCATTCTCTCTAATTATTCTCGGTAGTACCATCTCCCTGGAGACACCATGGCAACACAGCCATACTGCCAAATCCTGTTCTTGCTTCCAGTGCAGCCGGCCGGcacccctgcctgctcccaccACTGTCCTGACATCTCCTCTGCCCTGCCCACCACGCTGCAGCCTGGTCCATGCCAGAGCATCCCTGTCCAGGGAGCAGACATGGGCACCATATACAGGGACCAACCCTGGCTCCTGGCACGCTGTTTTGTGCCAAGACTCCTAGGATGCCCGGCAAACTTTGAGCAGGAGTCACAACACGTTCTATCCCTCACCTCTCTGCACAGCTGAGATGCCCATGGAGGGCTGAGCCAGTGCCGCCTTCTTCTCCCACTTGCCCTCATCCACGTGGTAGACCTCAAGGGAGGCGAGGGGACTCTGCGCCGCATCCACGCCGCCCACCACCAAGATCTGCTTGCCCAGGGCGACGGCGGCAGCGCCAGCCCGCGGCGTGGGCAGTGGTGGGAGCGTGGTCcagcgctgggctggcaggtCGAGCACCTCGGCAGTTCCCAGGgctcgcccgccgcccccgcagCCGCCCAGCACGAAGAGCTGCCCGTCGCGGTGCGCGGCGCTGCAGTACACGCGCCGCGTGGGCATGGCGGGGAAAGTGGCCCACGCGAAGgcgcccgcgcccgccgccatGGGCCAGCTCAGCCGCCCCGGGGGTCCCCGGGCTCTGGCCCTGCCGTGCCGCCCATCCGGCCCGGCTCGGCACTGGTCCGGCCCACGGCCTCCTGCGGGGAGAGCATCCGAGTCAGCGCCCATGCACCCAccgctcccccagccccagctaGCCAGCTCCCCTCGGCGGTGcgacagctcctgctctgcgGGGCTCCGCACTGCACCCCGGGGCTGCCTGCCCACCCCCTCCGGGCTCCCGATTGCGCCCCACGGCTCCCTGTCAGCCCCCTCCGGGCTCCCACTCTTTGGAGCTCTCTGCCCGCACCTGCCGGAGCTCCTGTTTCTTGAGGTTCCCGCACCCCGGGCTCCCACTACCCAGTGCTGCTGGTACACAACCCGCACTCACTGGGACTCTCACGCGCCCGAGGCTCTCTACCCGCATCCCCCGGGTCCGTACCCGCCAGAGGCTTCCCGTTCACAATCCGGATCCCGCCAGGTTCCTGCTCTCGGCGCACCGTCCTCACTCCCGGCGCTGCCCGCACTCCCGCCTGCAGCCCGCACCCACAGGGCTCCCGCCCACAGCTCGCAGCCACCGGCGTTCCCCGGGCTCCCGCTGCAACGCCCGCACGCCTGGCGCTCCCCGGACTCCCGCCTGCAACCCCGGACGGCCGCTCCACCGTGCCCGGACTGCCCTCTCCgctccgccccgccgccgggagCGGGACAGGCCCAGGGACCGGAACCGGGAGCGGGATAGGGCCAGGGACCGGGAACGGGACCGCGCTCACCTCTCCGCCCGTTCCGCCGCTctccccgccgctccgcgccgccgcccgccccgggcccgcccgctGCCGGTGGGGGCGGCGCCGCGtccgccccggccccccccgccGTGCCCCGCTCCCCTTCGCCCGGCCCTCCCGGTGCCACCGGCCCGCCGTGCCCTCGCCGCATTCACCACGCCGGGAAGGAGCCACCACAGGAAGAGGGGCTGAAGAGACCCTGGCTCTTCGCTCCCTTGCTGCACGCTGCTGGTGCCAGAGTCACACAAGGCCGGGCTCAAGGAGTCGAGAACCCACCGTCCTATCCTGGAGAGGATCCCTGTCCTGTCAccactgcagggacagaacacGAGCTCAGCCCTACTCTGAGCACGACCTTGCTGGGGTCTCTCAGCAGCATCAGGAAAGGTGCACACGGGTCTCAAACCCTCCACCAACACTTTTGTCCCCACTTGGCTGAGCCAGGCAAATGAACACGCTGGGAAAGGCGCTTCCCACccaccagcacaggcagagccaagggcagGCAGGAAACTCACACAGAAATGAGCTAAAAAGGTTTGCTTTAAAAACAGACAGAAGTGACAAGGCATCCTCCAAGAACACCACACCACAAATGGCacctgggaatgctgctgaTAACACTGCACTCATCCTGGCACCTGCTCTGCACCAGCCATCCCTGAAGGAGCGGGAAGGGAGGTGTGAACACTGCGAGGCTGCCTGCATCACAGTATGGTGGAAGGGACCTGCCTGGTGACTGCAGGGGGACGGTGAGCCCCAGCCCTCACACAGAAGTGGGCACCATGGGCAACGCTGCCAAGGAATGGAAAACCATTTCCTCCAAGAATCCCATCACACAAGCTCCCAGGATGCTCGTGTTTGCTCATGGAGGCTCCTGATAAGATTGAACGCCCACATCGCACATTGGAGAGGTAACAGCTTGAAGCAGGAGCCTGCCTGGGACTTTGCCTGCATGCAGCAGGAAGCGAGAGGTGTCCCAGTCTGGAGCCACTCAGCTCCATGAGGTGGTATCACTGTCCATCCCACTGCTGGCTTGGGGTGTCCTTCTCCATGCAGGCCAGGTAGTGGTCGTAGTTCTCCTCACATGTCCTCACACAGTGCAGGAAATAGTCCTCATCGGCGATGGCCTCCAGCAGATTGGTTTGTACCAGGCAAATGTTGTACAGCTCCGAGGTGGGCACACTCTTGGgactgctgctgccctgctctgagaacacctgcagggagagcagagcttgGCAGCAATGCACACACCCTATGGTGCGCTCTGCCCTCCTCTCAGCCAGGCACCTCCATGCTGGCTGTGTGTcaggggcagagggcagggTGATCCTAACTCCACTCCAGCAGCAGAAGGTGAAGTTTCTTGAGACTTCCCCCTCTCCCAGAAAGTGCCTTTGACTCTGAACCAGCATGTCACACATGGGCCTGGTGCTCCCTTAAGGAGAAAGGCCACACCATGTAGCTGGAAGAAAATGGCTCTGTGGAGCAGATAACTCCAGGCAAACCTCTGCCAACAGCTCTTCCTTTAGCTACCaaagcagggaacagggacttCACTTTCTGATCTTCACCATGGCCTGCTTAAAGCCACCTGGCAATCTGTTccactcccagtgctgctctgtcACCACCACTGATATGgggacagctctgcagagctggtgaCGCAAGAGGAGGGGAGAATGGCATTCAACCTACTGATCCTGGCTGCAGGACAGCAAGGTCCCAGCAGTGAGGATGAGCCCTGCTGGGAAGATGCTTGGCTGCTGCCCAGACTCCCACGCAGTCTGCTGCTACCATAACTGGATCCTACCTGTGTGACCCAGCATGGGAGCAGACCCAGGGCTGGCTGCATGGCTGCCATGAGATTGGCAGAGCAGCCTGACTGACCAGCTGTGCAGGCTACCAATGCCAAAGGAGGAACTCCTTGATCAGACAAATAGCCTGAGGCTGAAATGCAGCAAGTGGAGCTGTGTGAGCcatgctccagctgctgcagatgtGCACGCAGCAGCCATTGCAGTAGCTCCCCTCAACCAGGCATGGCACAGACCAAACTCTATTCCTGACAGGTCTGTCCAGGCAATGACAATTCCTGCCACCAACTACAAATCCATACGCTGAGAGAGCTTGTATGGAAGGGAATATCCAATGAGCATCCCATCCCTTGCCattcctgggctgcctggcaaACACTGCAGACAATTCACTGACTGCCACGTTATTCCCCCCTGCACTGTCTCCGTATGGATGGAAATAGGCAGGGGTTGAGGCTCGCCCATGGACCTGCAGCTCTTGTTTGAGCATTGACAGCTGTCCAATGGCCAGGCAGTTCTGTCTGCATAAACATTCTGTTTCCCAAGTGCGCTCCCCACAAACACTGCCCTTTCATTCAGATGGGTGACAGGGCTGGCAGCCCGGATATCAGCGCTGCTGCCTCCAGGCATGGGGCTGACTCGGTGGGGAGCAGAGGCAGCCACCACCTGCTGTGCATTGCTGAGGCCTGATCTCACCCTCCCTGTGCATCGCTGCTATCGACACTGGATGCAGTGATGCCAAGGCTGTGCCTTGATTCCCCCTTTACAGCCTCATGTAAAGGGGACAAAATATGTCTGACCTCACCAGGGACACGCCTAGGACAGGCTGCTGGTGCCAGAGGGGCCTTCAGACACCTACCTGGGGGTGAACAATGGTATCCGCATCGTCCAACCGGATGTTGTCATCAATGAAGATGTGGTGAACGTCAGGATCATGGAGGTCTATCCACAGGGGCTTCCCACCCTGGGAAGAGAACTGATTTCTGGCCCACCTGAAACAGTAATTGGGAGAAGGAACAGtcaggggagggagagggtgACAGCTCCCAGGTAATGGCAGACTGTACTGCAGGCCCAGGGCACCCTCTGAGCCAGAGAAGCAGGACAGAGAAcgtcctgtcctgctgcccaagGCCTCCTGGGAAAGACGCATTTTGCATCAAGGAAACAAATCAGGGAATCTTTGGAGAAAAGCAGGATGCACACCAGGGAATGGGGACCTCAGGAATGGCGTGAGAGTCCCGTCAGGCTGGCCACAGGCAAAATGGGGAGTGTCTAAGTGATAAGGACCCCAACAGCATAAAGACTTCAAAACTAGGAGCTATCCTGGAAACTAAGAGAATCACAGGAAAGAAGATAATGCCCAATTCACTTCCTTAATGCCCTGTTTCTCACCAATCAAAGTGGTCTTGGAAGCCTCCAATTCCCTCAAAGGAGCTGAAGTAGCTGTAAagcttttttctgtcttcccGGGTGGCCAGGCGCTCTGCTCCCCGTGTTAGCACCACCTCTCGCTTGCTGCAGCGTATCTGGCCAGGGGTGAGGtccacagggagctgcaggaccaCAGAAAATGGGGAAGGACAGGTTTCCAAAGCAGACAGGTTTCATGCACTGGCAGAGACACCGAGCAGCAGGGTGGGGACTCCCCACCACCACAGTGTGGGAGGATGGTGCTGGGGAGATGGCAGGAGGAGGCATGGGATGCATCCAACCAAAAATCATCCCCTTCCCAGGGATGGGAAGGAAGGACCTCCCCAGGGATGGAAAGGAACAACCTCCTAGCTGCACATTGCCCCCATTTCAATCTTTGCTACACGAAAACACTCCAAGAAATAACTGAAGCATCTTCTAAAGCTCATTCCCAGCACTCCTGCCCAGTGTGCTGCCAGTGGCAGGAGAGTGCAGCTGCGATCCCCTCTGGGCCAGGGaggcctgctctgctgcagcctcGGGAGAAGGCATGCTCTGCCCAACTCGGGATATCCCAAGAGGATATTCCACATAGGATCTGCACACATATGCTCCCCCACAGCTAACAGCTTCATCCAGAGAACCCGGTGCTTTAAAAAGCAGTTTGGCCAAGCAGCTGGAGAAGAGTCTGACGGAGGGGGGCTCCGTGGGACCACCCGGCTGCCCTTCCCCATCACGACGGACCCTCAGGGCGCCACTCACCGACAGGTCCCGCAGGGCGGGGAACTGGGGGTGCTGCCCGTCCAGAGCGCTGCTGACGGCCTGCAGGGCGCGGGGCAGGTCGGTGCCGAAGGTCCTGAAGACAACGGCGAAGGCCCTGCCATCCCGGTGCAGCGCGTCCAGGAGGCGGAAGAAGGCGGGCAGGATCAGGTGGTAGCGTTTGCCGGGCTCCCCTGGCACCGACAAGGCGTCCTGCGGCCGGCCTGGCCACTCCAGCAGTCGCAGGTGGCGGGCGTGGAGGTCGCGGAAGCGCCGGCCCGGGCCAGCCTCGGTGAAGGCGGGGTCCCGGCCGTGGCGGCTGTAGTAGCTGAGGGCgccggggcacggggggcgcAGGGACGGGCGGTCGCTCACCCACTCCCACTCGCCTGGAAGAGAGGAACGTGCTCAGCCCCCGCCACCGTCACACCGGGTCCCCCGtacccccggccccggcgctcaccggcggccccggcgcggccccAGGTGACGGTGCTGAGAAAGGTGTTGAGCGCCGCCCGCGGGGCCTGCCCCGTCACCGTGTCCGCCACCACCACCGTGTTGTTGAGGTCCACGTGCAGAACCAGGCGCCgtcgccgcccggccccgccgctcatCGCCCCGACACCGACACCGACCCCGTTACCTG from Aphelocoma coerulescens isolate FSJ_1873_10779 chromosome 12, UR_Acoe_1.0, whole genome shotgun sequence carries:
- the KLHDC8B gene encoding kelch domain-containing protein 8B isoform X2; this encodes MAAGAGAFAWATFPAMPTRRVYCSAAHRDGQLFVLGGCGGGGRALGTAEVLDLPAQRWTTLPPLPTPRAGAAAVALGKQILVVGGVDAAQSPLASLEVYHVDEGKWEKKAALAQPSMGISAVQRDGAVYALGGMGADTSPQALVRVYEPAKDHWQPLPSMPTPCYGASAFLQGNKIFVLGGRQGKLPVTAFEAFDLETRSWTRYPSVPSRRAFAACAMVDGVVFSLGGLQQPGPHNFYSRPHFVNTVEMFDPAQGVWRKPSRTIRMKEKRADFVAGCLGGRVVAVGGLGNAGGNQSCPLDSVEGFSLSLKKWEPLPPMPTGRCSCSSCPAPSLLFVIGGVAQGPSGAVEALCLRDVP
- the KLHDC8B gene encoding kelch domain-containing protein 8B isoform X1 encodes the protein MAAGAGAFAWATFPAMPTRRVYCSAAHRDGQLFVLGGCGGGGRALGTAEVLDLPAQRWTTLPPLPTPRAGAAAVALGKQILVVGGVDAAQSPLASLEVYHVDEGKWEKKAALAQPSMGISAVQRDGAVYALGGMGADTSPQALVRVYEPAKDHWQPLPSMPTPCYGASAFLQGNKIFVLGGRQGKLPVTAFEAFDLETRSWTRYPSVPSRRAFAACAMVDGVVFSLGGLQQPGPHNFYSRPHFVNTVEMFDPAQGVWRKPSRTIRMKEKRADFVAGCLGGRVVAVGGLGNQSCPLDSVEGFSLSLKKWEPLPPMPTGRCSCSSCPAPSLLFVIGGVAQGPSGAVEALCLRDVP
- the LOC138117720 gene encoding uncharacterized protein translates to MSGGAGRRRRLVLHVDLNNTVVVADTVTGQAPRAALNTFLSTVTWGRAGAAGEWEWVSDRPSLRPPCPGALSYYSRHGRDPAFTEAGPGRRFRDLHARHLRLLEWPGRPQDALSVPGEPGKRYHLILPAFFRLLDALHRDGRAFAVVFRTFGTDLPRALQAVSSALDGQHPQFPALRDLSLPVDLTPGQIRCSKREVVLTRGAERLATREDRKKLYSYFSSFEGIGGFQDHFDWWARNQFSSQGGKPLWIDLHDPDVHHIFIDDNIRLDDADTIVHPQVFSEQGSSSPKSVPTSELYNICLVQTNLLEAIADEDYFLHCVRTCEENYDHYLACMEKDTPSQQWDGQ